The following is a genomic window from Rutidosis leptorrhynchoides isolate AG116_Rl617_1_P2 chromosome 8, CSIRO_AGI_Rlap_v1, whole genome shotgun sequence.
catcaacatttatcactacggttgcgtgctactcgttatcatgactcgttactcttttcatacctgaataccttattgtctgactcgaaccacattgacgtgaacaatcatttatacacttccctcggggaacgcttctttatagttgcactaattctttcgattcaatacgagtcacgttagagacgttgttacactttgtttattttaaacttcacgattacacgaacttgaatctatagagtgatgtgggaatggaggtatgagttagcgtaatataacgacactcgatcaacgtggttatattacggtaagacataccaaagttctagtaacacgtgatggtggttagactcgatcaacctaaacaccaccatgagctatgtacatgacttcatctattcatgttggacatctgaaaactccgagaatattgataacaaccataccggggacacaccttcgatttttgtcgaactatacttatgcttccgaatgaattaccgattcctttcgacttcaaccgtatgttacacgtgtatactatctcgtcctcgcacagtcttattgactaactacaatttactcgttatgctcgcatcgagtcggaaacttctctcgccttacactcgtaattctggttcaggaaatcttttattttaaattctcaatggagagagactcttcacgttatactagtattcgcctcgagggtgaatagtctcgacgaacgtacttggaaaccgataaatcttccgcgacgcgaatttttcttgagaaacttgtcctaacaaacttgttcaaatataccttacggaatgtactttgtttcggatcgagatcctcgtttcacttctagatttcggagtgccttacaaaaagcctcgggaccacgtttagacatgagtaccgcgtaccatccaaaacccgacggaccgaacaaacatacgattcaaaccttggaaaccgtaatacgaatttgtgttaccaacttcaaaccacttgagaaaagtcttgcctttaaccagaatctcttaccacgatagttatcattcgattcttaacgtcacaccttttgaaaccacatgtgaccggaaacgtcattctcttttgtcgaacaaagtaaacgatgatcaattcaccggggccgagtttattcatgagcaactgagaaaatttattcatattcaagaaagacccaacacgactcgtagtcgcccagagagcttgccaatgttagacgtaaacctttcgagttccatgtgggaaaccgcgtcacgttagaagtcgcaccttgaggaggtgtaaaccgtttcgggaaacataggaatgctaaatccgcgatatactaatcctttttgaaaccatggagcgtattgtacccgttgcttgtcatctagattttccgactcatttgagtctccgttcatcctacatagaacctgaagacgtaacttgctattcccttcgatgagcttgctatcgatggtacactccacttcctaggagaaccggttgaaattatgaatcgtgaaagcaaacttcaatccaacgtaaaaatcccgaccgtcgaagttcgttgaaatgcccaaggacgtaccttcacttatccgtagaatttacaacgcaagatctcgaggaagattcaacaactactacttccaactaaatttcgggacgaaatttcttttgaggtgtggataatgtaacatcccgcgtttttccgttaaatttattttaacaccgtcttttttttttaaaataatatccctcgttatttaattttaacgtcacccgtttacacgagcgtttttaaaatattcgtttggttaattcccgcacccgctttgaaactcgagggaccaaagttgcaaaggggcctaactagtgactaggtcaactagtcaaaccccatctcatccattcattatcaccacccaccttcatccttccctttctctctacttctcatttttgaacacaaaccccaacttcataaaatcatcatctaaattcgggattggaagcaaacttcaaaacaaattacattttcgtgatcctctcttcatcctctacattttgatacaaatttcatcaagtttgggtaactttctaaaaactctagatttctataaattcgtgtttttgacttgaaattgtgttagttagtgtctatggctcgtgtctagcatgaatatatgttttgtttgctcgatttgttgatttgagtaactagtttgaacttttgaagtgggttagcttaatctttgattttggatgattaaaagttgtttaattgttaaagttcatgttttaattgtgttactagtatcattagctacattttgatgtgtaggttgattaagaaaacttcaaaaacttgattaaggattttgtgatgtttgactagggtttgatagttcttgacatgaacttttgatgcttgaatgccatgaaatgttaattgttagtgtttagtagtaatgtatgcttcattaccttcaaaacggcatatcatatgtgtgaattggattcccaaaacttaaaatgcgattgatgaacttgaaactttgaaaatggacttttattgatcacttaatgagatttcggctattgtaaatgatgtttgtgattgatgaattgtgtttagttgtattccttgtaaaaatatctttccgatgatataagacacatgttttgggtgtttgcgggtcaagaattgggttggaaggagttttggttcgcgcatactttgaaaaacagaaaagggtctgcccagatggtggcgcggcgcgccccatccccgcgcggcgcgcgaactggcctggccagattctgctcattatgtcccttttcacgtgaaatgtttgactagctatcgatctccgattcacatgaaacttgttctaatatacttgtatatgaataactagcatagaaaaatagtccgggacccgacccgaacgtgttgacttttttgttgactttgaccaagtttgacttttagtcaaacttaaccaaacttttatgcaatcgttctaacatgcttttatacgtgattcttgtatgaaacttgacaaattgattcacatgctatatttaatcgagtcgtaacgagccataggactaattgaacacatttcacccgaccttgtatcgtaaccggttaattgacacaacttacttgtttaggtcaaggctaagcaactttcatgcatacgttactttgtgaagtacttttatactcgtgcactcgaggtgagatcatagtcccaccttttcaacaacttttattcttttaaatcgtgggctgagaaacatatacattacatacttatatacatttcacatgtatatatacttttcatacttttatactttgaacacaaatacgaatacaaagatacagacgagttagaacaaaagtcctcaatccaattatcattagttccacttgcagggtgtaagtgtaagcgagtgattatgttgtgtggccatacgggtttaacgaaccctcattcagacggttcgctaccgttagtggatgaaatataatttcaacgtgcatagtgtatgttctaacactatattcaaaattcagagggaagattcagttaagctttggtaattgggtgctcgcaatacaaactacattcttcggaataaatacgatttggataatcatctatacaaactattgtggttcaaaatatacttttacaaatacatttatgatctcaccaacgtttttcgttgacagttttctacatgttttctcaggttcatacttggctacttgatacatgcttccgcactctttgattacttgattggagtcaaccatgcatgcatacgctagggatagcacttttggattcaaacttttgtttacatacttacgctatttatagcaactgtgtttttaaactaattatgtcgcaagttatttcatttatactttatgacttttgtaaacttagacttgttgtcgaacggttttgtaaactaaacttgcaagtcttgtacctttcaaatgaatgcgacataattttggtcaaacgagtctcatatagggactacgaccacgcaacgggacctaagttaacggcaccgtcaataacggttttggtcgggtcgttacaaaatctgtgaaagtgagttatagtcccacttttaaaatctaatatttttgggatgagaatacatgcaggttttataaatgatttacaaaatagacacaagtacgtgaaactacattctatggttgaattatcgaaatcgaatatgcccctttttattaagtctggtaatctaagaattagggaacagacaccctaattgacgcgaatcctaaagatagatctattgggcctaacaaaccccatccaaagtaccggatgctttagtactttgaaatttatatcatatccgaagggtgtcccggaatgatggggatattcttatatatgcatcttgttaatgtcggttaccaggtgttcaccatatgaataatttttatctctatttatgggatgtgtattgaaatacgaaatcttgtggtctattattatgatttgatatatataggttaaacctataactcaccaacatttttgttgacattttaagcatgtttattctcaggtgattattaagagcttccgctgtcgcatacttaaataaggacgagatttggagtccatgcttgtatgatattgtgtaaaaactgcattcaagaaacttattttgttgtaacatatttgtattgtaaaccattatgtaatggtcgtgtgtaaataggatattttagattatcattatttgataatctacgtaaagctttttaaacctttattgatgaaataaaggttatggtttgttttaaaatgaatgcagtctttgaaaaatgtctcatatagaggtcaaaacctcgcaacgaaatcaattaatatggaacgtttttaatcaataagaacgggacatttcaaataatacccacgtacattacccataacctccatagttataacccataatttccttagctcgatcccgcttgaaaacccattttgaaagtgacacgctcatgacttcgtcgtagtattttatgtataataatactactaataataataataaggttaataataataataatattaatcttaatcttaataataataataataataataataataataataataataataataataataataatatatatatatatatatatataataatacggaggaagaaagatatatgtgtgtgtgacagAAAACTGAACTCGATCAAATTTATAGGTGTTTGCTGATTCtggttcccatgcgatcgcatgggcttccagtgcaaatgccatgcgatcgcatggcctgtctggacagctcacatctgatttgttttgtagttcgtcgacatatttaaatatattatatataatatatataatttaaattaattaattatatattatattatattctcgtgtataggtgacttgtaatttttattccgataagtcgtacgtcgtcactcgacttatgtcccggttttggttttttgaatgtcccttcgtacgctaagaaaactcgctctttacgtttcgtgactcatacctttgtcaaattatagacttaaattatccataaactataccattcgaaatataacttatacatttgagtgttttggtcatttacttctataaatcatcttctcgttatttgttaatatatatgataacaaatcattttataaccaagttaatattatattttatcgtattgttaaatatatattttcaatattaataaatacgttttaaaatacatatcgcaaattattcatatatctaattccaacagttaatattccttattattgtatgtgtctaaattacgttatttaaacaaacactttaccatttattccgaataccgttaaaaatgaatgatttcccaaatcaacatgGGTCTtacaatagagacccgtaataatatcataatccttaagggactcaataaatatcttttattcaatcatttggcataatcttttaactccgtagttaaatatatcaatcagataatcaaaccaataagtttaatgcacagtatcatatactcaacactctGTTACGTTTTCTAGTtatagtatgtatgtatatatatatatatatatatatatatatatatatatatatatatatatatatatgtgtgtgtgtgtgtgcgtgcgtgcgtgcgtgtgtgtgtgtgtatctatttacatataattgttcgcgaatcgttacaatcaaagggtaattgaacatatgaaagtagttcaaaaaaaatatttgagattcagttttacagactttgcttatcgtgtcggaaacgttaatcatacaaagattaagtttaaatttggtcaaaaattttcgggtcatcacaggaaGGGCGCTCTATTCTCGAATTTGCTGTAGCTCATGATTTGATTATGGTGAATTCGTTCTTTAGGAAGACTGTTGCGCAGTTAGCAACTTTCCATAGCTGGGGTCATAGTACCCAGATTGACTATTTGTTAATTAACAGAGGAGATCTTAGGACTTGTGAAGACTGTAAGGTCCTGACTGACTTGACTTGCTCCTCCCAACACAGATTGTTGGTCATGGATTTGGTTCTTCGGAGACGGGCCACCAAGAGTGTGAGGCTCGTCCAACCTAAAATCCTGTGGAGGAAGTTGAACGGAGAGAAGGCATACACTTTTAAAACTTCGGTGGTAGAAAAATTTGATGCAGAAGTTGAAATGATATCCTATGATGACGCAGATCACATGTGGAATCGTATGGCATCCACCATTAGAGAGGTAGCCAAGGAAGCTTTAGGTGTGGCAGTAGGAACTTCGAAAGGACACAAGTCTGATAGAGAATCATGGTGGCTTAGCGACAAGGTTCAAATCAAAGTCGCGCTTAAGCAATTAAGTTTAGGGAGCTCACCACTTGTCGGGAAGGGACCCCGGCGGATATAACTAGGGCCGAAGAGAGATATAAAGAGGccaaaagagaagctaagaaggctgtAGCCCGTGCAAAGGATAAGGCATACGAAGATTTGTATAGGAAACTAAACACCAAAGAGGGAGCAAATGATATTTAtaggatagccaaagctagggagcgaaggcgtagggatatagataacatcaagtttatcaaagATGAAGCTGGTCAAACCTTAGTACAGGAAGAtgaaattaggaaaagatggggAGGGTATTTCTCATCTCTTTTCATTGGGGGAAGACCCGGGTGTTCTGGAGATCTGCAAGACTCTGATATAGAACAATCCCAGAACAACATGGATTGTGGGAGGATCAATGAAGAGGAAGTACGAGCGGCAttacgaaagatggggagaaataaATCTGTAGGACTGGACCAGATCCCCATTGAGgtgtggtgtgatgacccggaaaattttgactaatttaaaccaattctctatatgatttaatattatgtaaatatacatatatatatatatatatatatatatatatatatatatatatatatatatatatatatatatatatatatatatatatatattataagatgtacaagtagaacgctaattgctactgtaaaaacaactttactacagtaaaacactatttgctacagtaaacactatttgctacagtaagcactatttgctgcagtaaacactatttgctgcagtaaacactatttgctacagtaaacactatttgatgtcgacgaactagcaaacaaaatcgaaaaagacggccatgcgatcgcatggcaaaaacactgaaaactcatgcgatcgcatgagctacagtaaatgaaaaGGTACTATAAAAATGCCAGTTTGCTCGACGGATTCTCACATATTTTCTTCTTCTatattcaatatttatatttatattataattataattataattttaaatttaagtttaataataataaggtatatacaagggtatttttaattcgggtttcaaaccgttttaagctaagaaaatattgggtattgttcggggtattgttcttgaatccaaggtcaaccatacagtcgtctaccatcattaagtttacacaatttgcctacaatattgagtctcaatattgaactatgagttatagtctccctttttaaatactttaaatatttttgggctgagaatacatgcaatttattttaaacgcaataagacacaagtacatacaaaattctacactgagttaaaccgaaaatcccttagctttggtaactagtagctgccagtacataggatatggactggtgggcgcgaataattgtatatggatccataggacttgacatccccgtccgagctagagcgctagccttttaacggacgtatgttatttgagtttaagacacgttggtttgcgtgtattaaaacgaatggggtaattatcactatagcattaaatttagttaccagggtgctctgttacgtagaatctattgataaacttttgatgaaatcttgtggtctatctttatatatgtttatgactcagcaattaaacctataactcaccaacattcgtgttgactttttagcatgttttattctcaggtccttagaatgcttccgctgtgatgtgcttgttacctgcatggagtctctcatgctttgtacaatgtttattgcattcaaaataaaactgcgttgtgtaataaataattggactgtgatgtcaacctgtaaattaaagacttatgtatttcggggttttgcttatacctaagcactcgcccacatgtttataactttctatgtttagaaagtcacttattttaatgaatgcaatattttatcaaaacgtatcatatagaggtcaaaacctcactgtggaatcaatgattaacgtgctgcgtcaatagcgattttgggtcgttacagttggtatccgatcttgaggtcatagggaaccagaaattacattagtgtgtttaactggtaattgttaggatgcattagtgagtctggactatgaccatatatgtttttactgatttttgcttattatttggtcaaaaacattatatgtgatatatttatatgctaacgtaactgttgtttcaattatgtgatagatgacttcttctaatcctatcattttgtatgactcggaatcggacactgaatctattctatccacaactgaaaaaggcgttccaatacctattaaagaagaaattgtgttagccggggaatctcaactcccggtaaacccagaggaggttccagctccacccaactctagttttccggagccacagtatcgttggcatgacCCCATGATCCCtgaagtaaacgaggatcgtccatttctaaacaaatatggacattggtccagatataccgccgacgggcgggttgtgccgattacgcctggcagatttcggttcatgaccaccggtatatattctcgcagttcgtcatcatattctcctacacatgactcaaacAGTTCGTCattagacgagatcagtaaggaggaggatttcgctaatgaaataaaagagatcactaaggagacattccaacttgctatagataataaaaacaaccacaataataaaaagtccttaattattaaaaaggaacatgaccattcgatccgtaaccacccttattgtattaaacccactgaggcaacgggtacctcaaaaccccaaccaaaaataaaatacactgccagaatgtctgttggaccatgtgcacacaaacaattggcagagagaaccaaatgggaagaagtttctgatagttctgaataaacgacctcgcaaccataaatcttccatgcgctattctattgcttatgtgtgctactctatcttgttatgtaaaataagcatatgtaaaatatcagtattgtatggtattgtattattttggtttattaataataaatgcatggaatgattatttgtagtaatattcttattattattattacataataatgtagtaactcgctataatttttcatagtggaatattattaggattttagtagttaattccttgtactagctattatgtatgaacttaacgggtaggtaataccctagaaataattataaaatgctaataagaagaaaaagcttttataataatcggttcatattattaatatgctacgattaactattgacaactcattttacctataatattctatatgattaaattatatctgttgtgtttattgaagaaacatgtctcaaatgtcggatgctgagtttgagcaactagtcgagaaacgtgtgaatgaaagaattgctgcagccgaggcagcaaaagcaacagccgaagtagCAGCCAAAGCaatagccgtaaacacaaactcacgaaacggatgctcatacaaaacttttcaaggatgcaaaccacagacgtttagtggaatcgagggaccagtcggtctaacccgatggtttgaaaagatgtagtccgttttcaaaatcagtaattgtgcgaacggagacaagtcaaagtatgcttcgtgcacgttgcaagacggtgcacttacttggtggaacaattatgctaaagtagaaggaatagatacggcatatgatatctcttgggaagaactgaaaaagatgctaatcgaggagtactgtcctcaaaACGAGATcaaaaaaatggaatctgagttacgtaatctgaaggttatcggcgcgaatctcaataactatgaaaagcgtttcatggaactagccttgttgtgtcccgaattggtgccaaacgagaaacgaaagatagaaatgtatattgacggtttatcgatcaatatcaaaggaaatgttacatcatacaaaccaaatacgatgcaggaagccatgacaatggcacaccaactcatggaccagatcacagagagttcgattaaggcaccaattaccgaagtcaagacaactgaaggaaagaggaaatgggaagactataagggcaaaagtactcaactgaagaaacaagaaacttttaaaggtaaacaagatggggcaactgctagtccaaactataagggacctcatccgttctgcaaaagatgttacacacatcatgcaggttattgtcaagtggtctgtgataagtgcaacaagaaaggacatgtggtgaaagattgttatgccaccgtttctgaagtaaagacaaaactgaccgatgtcaagaaatgttatggatgcgggaagtctggtcactttataaatcaatgccctgataaggagaagaacaaagaacccgcacgtgggagggcatttaatgttagtaccagtgaagcacgtgaggatcctaatcttgtcacgggtacgtttaccgttaataatcaactagcttctattatgtttgatacgggtgctgatagaagttatatgtgtaaagactttagttctaaactaaaatgtgcatcattgcctctagacgataaatatactattgaattagctaatggtaaactgataaaagccgataaaatttgccatggttgcgaaataaatctcgctggtgaaaccttcaaaatcgatttgataccagtagaattaggaagttttgaagttttgacgtaattgttggcatggactggatgtccaaaacaaaagcggaagttgtttgcactgagaaagcaattcgcatccctcgtaaggatgaaacgtcattaattatttatggggagaagagcaactcaaagctgaactttatcagctgtataaaggcccagaaacttataagaaaatgttgttatgctattctggcacacataaagaagatcgatactgaagaaagaagcattaatgatatgccggttgtaagagaatatcccggagtatttccagaagaattaccggggctacctccacacagatgtgtagaattccagattgatctcataccaggagccgcacctgtagcccgatccccatatagacttgcaccttcagaaatacaagaattacaagaccagttgcaagaattatcggaccgtggatttattcgtcccagtttttcaccttggggtgctcctattctgttcgtcaagaagaaggatggatcta
Proteins encoded in this region:
- the LOC139863525 gene encoding uncharacterized protein, producing MVNSFFRKTVAQLATFHSWGHSTQIDYLLINRGDLRTCEDCKVLTDLTCSSQHRLLVMDLVLRRRATKSVRLVQPKILWRKLNGEKAYTFKTSVVEKFDAEVEMISYDDADHMWNRMASTIREVAKEALGVAVGTSKGHKSDRESWWLSDKVQIKVALKQLSLGSSPLVGKGPRRI